In Brassica rapa cultivar Chiifu-401-42 chromosome A06, CAAS_Brap_v3.01, whole genome shotgun sequence, a single window of DNA contains:
- the LOC103873657 gene encoding peptidyl-prolyl cis-trans isomerase CYP71, with amino-acid sequence MEEEPKNGSAKELAVVEEEEPMVGPGPAPRVKRKRPLQFEQAYLDSLPCANMYEKSYMHRDVVTHVAVSAADFFITGSIDGHLKFWKKKGVGIEFAKHFRSHLGPIEGLAVSVDGLLCCTISNDDHAVKIYDVVNYDMMAMIRLPYIPGAVEWVYTHADVKAKLAVSDRNSSFVHIYDPRSGSNEPIASKQIHSYPIKVMKYNPVSDTVISGDTKGIIEYWSPATLQFPEDEVDFKLKSDTNLFEIIKCKTTISAIEVSPDGRQFSVTSPDRRIRVFWFKTGKLRRVYDESLEVAQDLQRSDAPLYRLEAIDFGRRMAVEKELEKTESAPQPNAVFDESSNFLIFATLLGIKIVNLQTNTVARILGKVESNERYLRVALYQGDQGGKKVRKIPAAAANVNESKEPLTDPTILCCAFKKHRIYMFSRREPEEPEDASQGRDVFNEKPSADELMSVSDIGNSSTTSLPENVIMHTTMGDMHIKLYPEECPKTVENFTTHCRNGYYDNHLFHRVIKGFMVQTGDPLGDGTGGQSIWGREFEDEFHKSLRHDRPFTVSMANAGQNTNGSQFFITTVATPWLDNKHTVFGRVVKGMDVVQGIEKVKTDKNDRPYQDVKILNVTVPKS; translated from the exons ATGGAGGAAGAACCTAAGAATGGAAGCGCGAAAGAATTAgcggtggtggaggaggaagaGCCGATGGTGGGGCCAGGACCTGCTCCACGCGTCAAGCGCAAGCGTCCGCTTCAGTTCGAACAAGCGTATCTCGATTCGCTTCCTTGTGCTAATAT GTATGAGAAAAGTTACATGCATAGGGATGTAGTTACACATGTTGCTGTCTCCGCTGCTGATTTCTTTATTACTGGAAGCATCGATG GCCACTTGAAGTTTTGGAAGAAAAAGGGTGTTGGCATCGAGTTCGCTAAGCATTTCCGCTCCCATCTAGGTCCTATTGAAGGTCTAGCG GTTAGCGTTGATGGTTTGCTTTGCTGTACCATCTCAAATGACGATCATGCTGTTAAGATTTATGATGTTGTCAACTACGACATGATGGCCATGATCCGCTTGCCCTATATCCCCGGTGCTGTTGAGTGGGTCTACACACATGCGGATGTCAAAGCCAAACTTGCTGTTAGTGACCGAAACTCTTCCTTTGTGCACATTTATGATCCCCGCTCTGGTTCCAATGAACCCATTGCTTCTAAACag ATACATTCGTATCCTATTAAGGTCATGAAGTACAATCCTGTTTCTGACACAGTGATATCTGGTGACACAAAAGGAATCATTGAGTACTGGAGTCCAGCTACGCTACAGTTTCCTGAGGATGA GGTAGACTTCAAACTAAAGAGTGACACAAATCTATTTGAGATTATAAAGTGTAAAACTACAATCTCTGCCATTGAG GTGAGTCCGGACGGTAGACAGTTTTCCGTTACATCTCCTGATCGTAGGATTCGCGTATTTTGGTTTAAAACTGGTAAACTAAGGCGGGTATATGACGAGTCTCTTGAG GTGGCCCAAGATCTACAGAGGAGCGATGCTCCATTGTACAGGCTTGAAGCAATTGACTTTGGTAGAAGAATGGCTGTTGAGAAGGAACTTGAAAAAACCGAGAGCGCTCCTCAGCCCAATGCAGTTTTCGATGAAAGCTCCAATTTCCTTATATTTGCCACTCTTCTTGGAATCAAA ATAGTAAATTTACAAACCAATACAGTTGCAAGGATCCTTGGAAAGGTGGAGAGCAATGAAAGGTATCTGAGAGTTGCACTATATCAAGGTGATCAAGGCGGGAAGAAAGTTAGAAAGATTCCAGCAGCCGCAGCAAATGTAAATGAAAGCAAGGAGCCTTTAACTGATCCAACTATCTTATGTTGCGCCTTCAAGAAACACAGGATTTATATGTTCAG TCGGAGAGAGCCAGAAGAACCTGAAGATGCAAGCCAAGGAAGGGATGTGTTCAACGAGAAGCCTTCTGCTGATGAACTTATGTCTGTCTCAGATATTGGAAACTCATCCACAACGTCTCTCCCAGAGAACGTG ATCATGCATACTACTATGGGGGATATGCACATAAAGCTTTACCCAGAAGAATGTCCCAAAACAGTGGAGAACTTCACAACACACTGTAGAAATGGCTATTACGACAACCACCTTTTCCACCGAGTTATCAAAGGATTCATGGTACAAACTGGAGATCCTCTTGGGGATGGCACTGGAGGACAGTCAATTTGGGGAAGAGAATTTGAGGACGAGTTTCACAAAAg TCTTCGGCATGACAGGCCGTTCACAGTGTCCATGGCTAACGCTGGTCAAAACACAAACGGGTCGCAGTTCTTTATTACAACAGTAGCTACACCGTGGCTAGACAATAAGCATACAGTTTTTGGCAGAGTTGTGAAGGGAATGGATGTCGTACAG GGTATAGAGAAAGTGAAGACAGATAAAAACGACAGGCCTTACCAAGATGTTAAGATACTTAATGTCACTGTTCCTAAATCTTAG
- the LOC103873656 gene encoding probable fatty acyl-CoA reductase 5 isoform X1, whose protein sequence is MMEFNCVQFLQNKTILVTGATGFLAKVFVEKILRVQPNVKKLYLVVRASDSEAAMKRLRAEVFEKDLFKVLRENIGEENLNTLFSEKVVPVAGDISTDCFGVKDSNLRERMQKEIDIVVNVAATTNFDERYDVGLGINTFGALNVLNFAKKCVKAQLLLHVSTAYVCGEKSGLLREKPFAMEEIRNEAGHQLDINFEMELMKKRLKELHDQDCSDEDITLSMKELGMERAKLHGWPNTYVFTKSMGEMLIGNHRESLPLVIIRPTMITSTLSEPFPGWIEGLRTVDSVIVAYGKGVLKCFLVDVNSVCDMIPVDMVANAMITATATHAGGSGVHMVYHVGSSHQNPVTFGEIHEISVRYFTKSPLRSRNGSLIAVSKVRLISTMALFSLYMTLRFKLPLQLLKLIDIIYPWRSGDKYGDKNRKINMVMRLVELYEPYVLFKGIFDDRNTKSLCANQKEDETKTSKGSMFEGFYPKQT, encoded by the exons ATGATGGAATTCAACTGTGTTCAATTTCTCCAAAACAAGACTATTCTTGTCACCGGCGCTACCGGTTTCCTTGCCAAAG tttttgtcGAGAAAATTCTGAGAGTACAGCCAAATGTGAAAAAGCTGTACCTTGTGGTGAGGGCATCCGACAGTGAAGCTGCGATGAAACGCTTACGAGCAGAG GTGTTTGAGAAAGATCTTTTCAAGGTGTTGAGAGAGAATATTGGCGAAGAGAATTTGAATACATTGTTCTCTGAAAAAGTTGTCCCGGTAGCAGGTGATATTTCGACCGATTGTTTTGGCGTGAAAGACTCTAATCTCAGAGAACGTATGCAAAAAGAAATTGATATTGTTGTAAATGTCGCAGCCACAACAAACTTTGACGAAAG ATATGACGTTGGGCTTGGAATCAACACATTTGGAGCTCTCAATGTCCTTAACTTCGCCAAAAAATGTGTTAAAGCACAATTGCTTCTCCATGTCTCAACGG CTTATGTTTGTGGAGAAAAGTCTGGTCTCCTACGTGAAAAGCCATTCGCAATGGAAGAGATTCGTAACGAAGCTGGTCATCAATTGGATATAAACTTTGAAATGGAACTGATGAAGAAAAGATTAAAAGAGCTCCATGACCAAGATTGTTCAGATGAAGACATTACTCTCTCCATGAAGGAACTCGGAATGGAAAG GGCAAAGCTCCATGGATGGCCAAACACATATGTTTTCACCAAATCAATGGGAGAGATGCTTATTGGTAACCATAGAGAAAGTCTTCCTCTTGTCATCATCCGTCCCACGATGATCACCAGCACTCTTTCTGAACCATTTCCTGGTTGGATCGAAGGGTTAAG AACTGTAGACAGCGTGATTGTTGCATACGGAAAGGGAGTGCTCAAGTGTTTTCTTGTCGATGTGAACTCAGTCTGCGATATG ATACCAGTGGATATGGTGGCAAACGCGATGATCACGGCTACAGCTACACATGCTGGAGGTTCAGGGGTTCACATGGTGTACCATGTTGGTTCATCACACCAGAACCCAGTGACATTTGGAGAAATTCATGAGATTTCCGTTCGTTACTTTACTAAAAGCCCTTTGCGTAGTCGCAATGGCTCGCTCATTGCCGTCTCAAAAGTGAGGCTTATATCAACCATGGCTTTGTTCAGCCTGTACATGACCCTACGTTTCAAACTACCTTTACAG TTGTTGAAATTAATTGACATAATATATCCTTGGAGAAGCGGAGATAAATACGGAGACAAGAACCGCAAAATCAATATGGTGATGAGATTGGTAGAGCTTTACGAGCCTTACGTACTCTTCAAGGGCAT ATTCGACGATAGGAATACTAAGAGCTTATGCGCCAATCAAAAAGAAGATGAGACAAAAACTTCAAAGGGATCGAT gtttgagggtttttacccaaaacaaacttag
- the LOC103873656 gene encoding probable fatty acyl-CoA reductase 5 isoform X2, giving the protein MMEFNCVQFLQNKTILVTGATGFLAKVFVEKILRVQPNVKKLYLVVRASDSEAAMKRLRAEVFEKDLFKVLRENIGEENLNTLFSEKVVPVAGDISTDCFGVKDSNLRERMQKEIDIVVNVAATTNFDERYDVGLGINTFGALNVLNFAKKCVKAQLLLHVSTAYVCGEKSGLLREKPFAMEEIRNEAGHQLDINFEMELMKKRLKELHDQDCSDEDITLSMKELGMERAKLHGWPNTYVFTKSMGEMLIGNHRESLPLVIIRPTMITSTLSEPFPGWIEGLRTVDSVIVAYGKGVLKCFLVDVNSVCDMVRYQWIWWQTR; this is encoded by the exons ATGATGGAATTCAACTGTGTTCAATTTCTCCAAAACAAGACTATTCTTGTCACCGGCGCTACCGGTTTCCTTGCCAAAG tttttgtcGAGAAAATTCTGAGAGTACAGCCAAATGTGAAAAAGCTGTACCTTGTGGTGAGGGCATCCGACAGTGAAGCTGCGATGAAACGCTTACGAGCAGAG GTGTTTGAGAAAGATCTTTTCAAGGTGTTGAGAGAGAATATTGGCGAAGAGAATTTGAATACATTGTTCTCTGAAAAAGTTGTCCCGGTAGCAGGTGATATTTCGACCGATTGTTTTGGCGTGAAAGACTCTAATCTCAGAGAACGTATGCAAAAAGAAATTGATATTGTTGTAAATGTCGCAGCCACAACAAACTTTGACGAAAG ATATGACGTTGGGCTTGGAATCAACACATTTGGAGCTCTCAATGTCCTTAACTTCGCCAAAAAATGTGTTAAAGCACAATTGCTTCTCCATGTCTCAACGG CTTATGTTTGTGGAGAAAAGTCTGGTCTCCTACGTGAAAAGCCATTCGCAATGGAAGAGATTCGTAACGAAGCTGGTCATCAATTGGATATAAACTTTGAAATGGAACTGATGAAGAAAAGATTAAAAGAGCTCCATGACCAAGATTGTTCAGATGAAGACATTACTCTCTCCATGAAGGAACTCGGAATGGAAAG GGCAAAGCTCCATGGATGGCCAAACACATATGTTTTCACCAAATCAATGGGAGAGATGCTTATTGGTAACCATAGAGAAAGTCTTCCTCTTGTCATCATCCGTCCCACGATGATCACCAGCACTCTTTCTGAACCATTTCCTGGTTGGATCGAAGGGTTAAG AACTGTAGACAGCGTGATTGTTGCATACGGAAAGGGAGTGCTCAAGTGTTTTCTTGTCGATGTGAACTCAGTCTGCGATATGGTAAG ATACCAGTGGATATGGTGGCAAACGCGATGA